The stretch of DNA ATCGGCCGGATATAGCATCTTTGGGCCGCCCATTCTTGAACAAAAGTGATCAGGCGATCTTGCGCGCGCTGACCTTGCCCATCGGATGCAGCGAATGGACGCGGAACGGCCCGCCTGTGCCTTCCTCGATCATCAGCGCGATGTTGGCGACGGTGACCGGCTCAGCGAGAACAGGCTCGAAGACGTTACGCAGCGCCTGCTCGATGCGCGGCATATCGACAAGATTGACAGGACCCGTCACAGGCATGTGGAAGCGGAACTCGTCCATCACATAGGGATTGCCCCAGCGATGCAGGTTGGCAAACTGCGCGGCCGAAAGCCCATCCGGATCGATGCGCTCGATCTCGGCTTCGGAAAGGGGTGCACGGAAGCGGTCGAAATGCTGCACGACCGCAGAAGCGAGATAGTGCATGTGTTCGCAGGGGACCGACGGCACGAGGCTGAAGTAATTGCGCAGGCGCGCGACCTCGATCCTTGGAATCCGGAACGGCTGGAAGCTGCCGGAAAAGCGCATCATATCGCGTAAAA from Rhizobium sp. 007 encodes:
- a CDS encoding DUF1045 domain-containing protein; its protein translation is MRYAICFTPTPSDPLSQVAANWLGRNVFSGEMVEPPAIGGIGIHDIAFHTAVPRRYGFHGVLKAPFHLAPDVSETQLLRDMMRFSGSFQPFRIPRIEVARLRNYFSLVPSVPCEHMHYLASAVVQHFDRFRAPLSEAEIERIDPDGLSAAQFANLHRWGNPYVMDEFRFHMPVTGPVNLVDMPRIEQALRNVFEPVLAEPVTVANIALMIEEGTGGPFRVHSLHPMGKVSARKIA